Proteins from a single region of Nocardioides anomalus:
- a CDS encoding class I SAM-dependent DNA methyltransferase, protein MPELDDASWGAEDVVADFATDGFTDPGERAALTSLRAWVVDRDVLDIGVGGGRTTGMLLPHVRSYVGVDIAEEMLALARERFPEADLREGDAAVLAGVAERGHDLVMFSYNGLDSLDHAGRGRALAAMARAVRPDGRVLFSSLNLDGVSHDEHPLRVAGGPASPRFRFHYGQYLRHPSSLLRSVRNYRATRREAVDGPGWDMRPLRAHEFRFVVHFATVEETLAEARAAGLEVLAAYADDGQALDLDVAHTDADYVHYVCRRRVP, encoded by the coding sequence GTGCCTGAGCTCGACGACGCCTCCTGGGGGGCCGAGGACGTGGTCGCGGACTTCGCGACCGACGGCTTCACCGACCCCGGTGAGCGCGCCGCGCTGACATCACTGCGTGCGTGGGTCGTGGACCGCGACGTGCTGGACATCGGGGTCGGCGGCGGCCGCACCACCGGGATGCTCCTGCCGCACGTGCGCTCCTACGTCGGGGTGGACATCGCCGAGGAGATGCTGGCCCTGGCCCGCGAGCGGTTCCCGGAGGCCGACCTGCGCGAAGGCGACGCGGCCGTCCTGGCGGGCGTGGCCGAGAGGGGCCACGACCTGGTCATGTTCAGCTACAACGGCCTGGACTCCCTCGACCACGCGGGACGGGGCCGGGCGCTGGCGGCGATGGCGCGCGCGGTGCGCCCCGACGGCCGGGTGCTGTTCTCCAGCCTCAACCTCGACGGTGTCAGCCACGACGAGCACCCGCTGCGCGTCGCGGGCGGCCCCGCCAGCCCGCGGTTCCGTTTCCACTACGGCCAGTACCTCCGCCACCCGTCCTCCCTGCTCCGCTCGGTGCGCAACTACCGGGCCACCCGCCGCGAGGCCGTCGACGGTCCCGGTTGGGACATGCGCCCGCTGCGGGCCCACGAGTTCCGCTTCGTGGTGCACTTCGCCACGGTCGAGGAGACCCTCGCCGAGGCGCGCGCCGCCGGGCTCGAGGTGCTGGCGGCGTACGCCGACGACGGGCAGGCCCTCGACCTGGACGTCGCCCACACCGACGCCGACTACGTGCACTACGTGTGCCGTCGCCGCGTGCCCTGA
- a CDS encoding DUF1501 domain-containing protein, whose amino-acid sequence MTTNTTTSGFCCDEYAAMHRAAHGPASVSRRGLLGGALALAGTTTVLGSSVVTASPARAESASSVLVVVSLRGAADGLSLVVPHGDPAYAAARPTIAIPRESLLVPDGFFGLHPAMDDLLPLWNEGKVAAVHATGLPVANRSHFAAMEEMEDADPGSSARVGWLNRLVGGTPGGSPLQGFSVGSTIPTSLVGPTSAMSAGSVGDVQLPGDDSEGRRRASLGILWNRERSTLGKSMRTTFDAISAFGPAKSAEDHRSTYPGTGLGRSLSTAAQIIRGDVGVEVITVDQGDWDMHTDMGTVGGGWMRNNAGDLASSMAAFFADLGTQRDKVTLVTLSEFGRRVAENDSGGTDHGYGNVMFVAGAGVRPGYHARWPGLATGYEADLTVTTDYRQVLADVVSRRFGASVASVFPGLKYQSTGVMA is encoded by the coding sequence ATGACCACGAACACGACCACCAGCGGCTTCTGCTGCGACGAGTACGCCGCGATGCACCGCGCCGCCCACGGACCGGCGTCGGTCTCGCGCCGCGGCCTGCTGGGCGGGGCCCTGGCCCTGGCCGGCACCACGACCGTCCTCGGCTCCTCGGTGGTGACCGCCTCGCCGGCGCGCGCCGAGAGCGCGTCGTCGGTGCTGGTGGTGGTCTCGCTGCGCGGGGCCGCCGACGGCCTCTCGCTCGTCGTCCCGCACGGCGACCCGGCGTACGCCGCGGCCCGGCCCACCATCGCGATCCCGCGCGAGTCGCTGCTCGTGCCCGACGGCTTCTTCGGCCTGCACCCGGCCATGGACGACCTGCTCCCGCTCTGGAACGAGGGCAAGGTCGCCGCGGTCCACGCGACCGGGCTGCCGGTGGCCAACCGCTCCCACTTCGCCGCGATGGAGGAGATGGAGGACGCCGACCCCGGCTCGAGCGCCCGGGTGGGCTGGCTCAACCGCCTGGTGGGCGGCACGCCCGGCGGCTCGCCGCTGCAGGGGTTCAGCGTCGGCAGCACCATCCCCACCTCGCTGGTCGGGCCGACCTCGGCGATGTCGGCCGGCAGCGTGGGCGACGTCCAGCTGCCCGGCGACGACTCCGAGGGCCGGCGCCGCGCCTCGCTCGGGATCCTGTGGAACCGCGAGCGCTCCACGCTCGGCAAGAGCATGCGCACGACGTTCGACGCCATCAGCGCGTTCGGGCCGGCCAAGTCCGCCGAGGACCACCGCTCCACCTACCCCGGCACCGGCCTGGGCCGCTCGCTGTCCACCGCCGCCCAGATCATCCGGGGCGACGTGGGCGTCGAGGTGATCACCGTCGACCAGGGCGACTGGGACATGCACACCGACATGGGCACGGTCGGCGGCGGCTGGATGCGCAACAACGCCGGCGACCTCGCGTCCTCGATGGCCGCGTTCTTCGCCGACCTCGGCACCCAGCGCGACAAGGTCACGCTGGTCACGCTGAGCGAGTTCGGCCGGCGCGTGGCCGAGAACGACTCCGGCGGCACCGACCACGGCTACGGCAACGTGATGTTCGTGGCCGGCGCCGGCGTCCGCCCCGGCTACCACGCCCGCTGGCCCGGGCTGGCCACCGGCTACGAGGCCGACCTCACCGTCACCACCGACTACCGCCAGGTCCTGGCCGACGTCGTGTCGCGCCGCTTCGGGGCCTCGGTCGCGTCGGTGTTCCCGGGGCTGAAGTACCAGTCCACGGGGGTCATGGCCTGA
- a CDS encoding DUF1800 domain-containing protein, with translation MTPRLARDVRRAGGGQAWFERQLQPQRIKDGPADRTAHWWPSLHRSPAELWQRQTSGVEGGYEVMDDYARWVLVRRILAKRQLLEVMTEFFENHLHVAAVGDPQFVHRVDYGNTIRKHALGRFDQLLLKTTTHPAMLIYLDAAESTKEHPNENLGRELLELHTLGAGNYDEKDVRDSARILTGYSVDYWESWRPVYNHDDHYRGKVRVRGFVDKNGKANGKGTTAAYLRYLARHKDTAQHLAYKLCVKFIHDDPPKALVRHLAQVYLQNDTAIVPVLRELVASASFKHAYAAKVRDPGEDVVATYRALGVRLKKPGPDGEVDGSALQALVWQADSVGIAPFAWGQPNGQPIDNESWSSPARLLASMRFHQGVAGGWADDATGYRQPEQWLPGRHPRFDEVVDHLAQQLLHQQASKRLLKACSVACDVKPYEAIDKDHPLVEWGFPRLLSTILDSPDHLSR, from the coding sequence GTGACGCCGCGGCTCGCCCGCGACGTGCGCCGGGCCGGGGGAGGGCAGGCCTGGTTCGAGCGGCAGCTCCAGCCCCAGCGGATCAAGGACGGCCCCGCCGACCGGACCGCGCACTGGTGGCCCAGCCTGCACCGGTCGCCCGCCGAGCTCTGGCAGCGCCAGACCTCGGGCGTGGAGGGTGGCTACGAGGTGATGGACGACTACGCCCGCTGGGTGCTGGTGCGCCGCATCCTGGCCAAGCGCCAGCTCCTCGAGGTGATGACGGAGTTCTTCGAGAACCACCTGCACGTCGCGGCGGTCGGCGACCCGCAGTTCGTGCACCGCGTCGACTACGGCAACACCATCCGCAAGCACGCGCTCGGCCGCTTCGACCAGCTGCTGCTCAAGACCACGACGCACCCGGCGATGCTCATCTACCTCGACGCCGCGGAGTCGACCAAGGAGCACCCCAACGAGAACCTCGGGCGCGAGCTGCTCGAGCTCCACACCCTGGGCGCCGGGAACTACGACGAGAAGGACGTGCGCGACTCCGCGCGCATCCTCACCGGCTACTCCGTGGACTACTGGGAGAGCTGGCGCCCGGTCTACAACCACGACGACCACTACCGCGGCAAGGTCCGCGTCCGCGGCTTCGTGGACAAGAACGGCAAGGCCAACGGCAAGGGCACGACGGCGGCGTACCTGCGCTACCTGGCCCGGCACAAGGACACCGCCCAGCACCTGGCCTACAAGCTGTGCGTGAAGTTCATCCACGACGACCCGCCCAAGGCGCTGGTGCGGCACCTGGCCCAGGTCTACCTGCAGAACGACACCGCGATCGTGCCGGTGCTGCGCGAGCTGGTCGCGTCGGCGTCCTTCAAGCACGCCTACGCCGCCAAGGTCCGCGACCCGGGCGAGGACGTGGTGGCCACCTACCGCGCGCTCGGTGTCCGGCTCAAGAAGCCCGGCCCGGACGGCGAGGTCGACGGCTCCGCCCTCCAGGCACTGGTCTGGCAGGCCGACTCGGTCGGCATCGCGCCGTTCGCCTGGGGCCAGCCCAACGGCCAGCCCATCGACAACGAGTCCTGGTCCTCGCCCGCACGGCTGTTGGCCTCGATGCGCTTCCACCAGGGTGTGGCCGGCGGCTGGGCCGACGACGCCACCGGCTACCGCCAGCCCGAGCAGTGGCTGCCCGGGCGGCACCCGCGCTTCGACGAGGTGGTCGACCACCTCGCCCAGCAGCTGCTGCACCAGCAGGCGTCCAAGCGGCTGCTCAAGGCTTGCTCGGTGGCCTGCGACGTCAAGCCGTACGAGGCCATCGACAAGGACCACCCCCTCGTCGAGTGGGGCTTCCCCCGCCTGCTGAGCACCATCCTCGACTCTCCCGACCACCTGAGCCGGTGA
- a CDS encoding bifunctional metallophosphatase/5'-nucleotidase: MRSPRRALVALAVPVAALSVGLSIGLAPGAVSSTPATKAGTTGAAAYKKATHSKKKDYVRLDLLALNDFHGNLEVPTGNNGNIPGITGVKGTPAGGAAQLASLLNSERKKSRANGASTLTVAAGDLIGASPLLSAAFHDEPTIKAMNLMRLDASAVGNHEFDEGVDELLRMQKGGCLPDGAGANGQDSCPGGQDFKGADFKYLGANVFWKNPAGHSRPTPFKPYTIKKVQGQKVGFIGMTLEGTPSIVSAAGIANVDFKDEVETANALVPQLKKKGVKSIVVLLHEGVTPTDTTSYNSCTGVTGPALTIAQNLSPKIDAVVSGHTHQPYNCVVKDPAGKPRLLTSASSFGRMVTKLHFLIDPKTHDIVRPAAYAENIINANSEGQPQNKKVLSLIDTFKTLVQPIANKVIGHIGTADVCTGGVQCVSRTQTADGFDSTLGNLIADSQRVDPTVVSGGKVPVVAFMNPGGIRADLLENPAGDVTYGAAFTVQPFNNFVVSMDLTGAQIRSVLNEQWSGANKPSSSGISAGSNKILQVSGLKYTFDTSEANAGSTNGLVGPVMIDDDGNAATPMVPLSDTTTYRVAANNFLSDGGDNFPTFKAGTNKLIGGLDIDSLVKYLALAGNDPYNVTATDRISLQP, from the coding sequence ATGCGTTCACCACGTCGCGCGCTCGTCGCGCTGGCCGTCCCCGTGGCGGCACTGTCGGTCGGGCTGAGCATCGGGCTCGCGCCCGGTGCGGTCTCCAGCACGCCGGCCACCAAGGCCGGCACGACCGGCGCCGCCGCCTACAAGAAGGCGACCCACAGCAAGAAGAAGGACTACGTCCGGCTCGACCTGCTCGCGCTCAACGACTTCCACGGCAACCTGGAGGTCCCGACCGGCAACAACGGCAACATCCCCGGGATCACCGGGGTCAAGGGCACGCCGGCCGGCGGCGCGGCGCAGCTCGCGAGCCTGCTCAACTCCGAGCGGAAGAAGTCGCGGGCCAACGGCGCGAGCACGCTGACGGTCGCCGCGGGTGACCTCATCGGTGCGAGCCCGCTGCTGTCGGCGGCGTTCCACGACGAGCCGACCATCAAGGCCATGAACCTGATGCGCCTCGACGCCTCGGCCGTGGGCAACCACGAGTTCGACGAGGGCGTCGACGAGCTGCTGCGCATGCAGAAGGGCGGCTGCCTGCCCGACGGCGCGGGCGCCAACGGCCAGGACTCCTGCCCGGGCGGGCAGGACTTCAAGGGCGCGGACTTCAAGTACCTCGGCGCCAACGTGTTCTGGAAGAACCCGGCCGGGCACTCGCGCCCGACGCCGTTCAAGCCGTACACGATCAAGAAGGTCCAGGGCCAGAAGGTCGGCTTCATCGGCATGACCCTCGAGGGCACGCCGTCGATCGTCTCGGCCGCGGGCATCGCCAACGTCGACTTCAAGGACGAGGTCGAGACCGCCAACGCGCTGGTGCCGCAGCTGAAGAAGAAGGGCGTGAAGTCCATCGTCGTGCTGCTGCACGAGGGCGTCACCCCGACCGACACCACGTCGTACAACAGCTGCACCGGCGTCACGGGCCCGGCCCTGACCATCGCGCAGAACCTGTCGCCGAAGATCGACGCGGTCGTGAGCGGCCACACCCACCAGCCCTACAACTGCGTGGTCAAGGACCCGGCCGGCAAGCCGCGGCTGCTGACCAGCGCGTCGTCGTTCGGCCGGATGGTGACCAAGCTCCACTTCCTCATCGACCCCAAGACGCACGACATCGTCCGGCCCGCGGCGTACGCGGAGAACATCATCAACGCCAACTCCGAGGGCCAGCCGCAGAACAAGAAGGTGCTCAGCCTCATCGACACCTTCAAGACGCTGGTCCAGCCGATCGCCAACAAGGTCATCGGCCACATCGGTACGGCGGACGTGTGCACGGGCGGCGTCCAGTGCGTCTCGCGCACCCAGACCGCGGACGGCTTCGACTCCACGCTCGGCAACCTGATCGCCGACTCCCAGCGGGTCGACCCCACGGTCGTCTCCGGGGGCAAGGTGCCGGTGGTCGCGTTCATGAACCCGGGCGGCATCCGGGCCGACCTGCTCGAGAACCCCGCGGGTGACGTGACCTACGGGGCGGCGTTCACGGTCCAGCCGTTCAACAACTTCGTGGTCTCCATGGACCTGACCGGCGCGCAGATCCGCTCGGTGCTGAACGAGCAGTGGAGCGGGGCCAACAAGCCCAGCTCCAGCGGCATCTCCGCGGGCAGCAACAAGATCCTGCAGGTCTCCGGGCTGAAGTACACCTTCGACACCTCCGAGGCCAACGCCGGCTCGACCAACGGCCTCGTCGGCCCGGTCATGATCGACGACGACGGGAACGCCGCCACGCCGATGGTGCCGCTCAGCGACACCACGACCTACCGGGTCGCGGCGAACAACTTCCTCTCCGACGGCGGGGACAACTTCCCGACCTTCAAGGCGGGGACGAACAAGCTGATCGGCGGGCTCGACATCGACTCGCTCGTGAAGTACCTCGCGCTGGCGGGCAACGACCCGTACAACGTGACGGCGACCGACCGGATCAGCCTCCAGCCCTGA
- a CDS encoding siderophore-interacting protein codes for MTSTDEVTPTLRRVWFRSDDLSAFADSEWTDRYVKLQLPGAVRTYTALFPDVDAGTLAIDFVVHGDSGVAGPWAKAARPGNRLEVRGPGGAYRPDPTADWHLLAGDESAVPAITAALHALPADAVARVVVLVEGPGHEPALPLPARGELTVLHRSALAPGEGLTTAVRALTWLPGRVHAFVHGEAAEVMHGVRTHLFTDRGLDRDQVSISGYWREGRTEEGFRQWKQDLRAAEEATAAS; via the coding sequence GTGACCTCCACCGACGAGGTCACCCCCACCCTGCGCCGCGTGTGGTTCCGCAGCGACGACCTCTCGGCGTTCGCCGACAGCGAGTGGACCGACCGCTACGTCAAGCTGCAGCTCCCCGGCGCCGTGCGCACCTACACCGCCCTCTTCCCCGATGTCGACGCCGGCACCCTGGCCATCGACTTCGTGGTGCACGGCGACAGCGGCGTGGCCGGCCCGTGGGCCAAGGCCGCCCGGCCCGGGAACCGCCTCGAGGTCCGCGGCCCCGGCGGCGCCTATCGCCCCGATCCCACCGCCGACTGGCACCTGCTGGCCGGCGACGAGTCCGCCGTACCGGCCATCACCGCGGCGCTGCACGCCCTGCCCGCCGACGCCGTGGCCCGCGTCGTCGTCCTCGTCGAGGGTCCCGGCCACGAGCCCGCCCTCCCGCTGCCCGCCCGCGGCGAGCTGACCGTCCTGCACCGCTCCGCCCTGGCCCCCGGCGAGGGCCTCACCACCGCCGTCCGCGCGCTGACCTGGCTGCCCGGCCGCGTCCACGCCTTCGTGCACGGCGAGGCCGCCGAGGTCATGCACGGCGTGCGCACCCACCTCTTCACCGACCGCGGCCTGGACCGCGACCAGGTCTCGATCTCCGGCTACTGGCGCGAGGGCCGCACCGAGGAGGGCTTCCGCCAGTGGAAGCAGGACCTCCGCGCCGCCGAGGAGGCCACCGCCGCGTCCTGA
- a CDS encoding FecCD family ABC transporter permease → MSTRTAPAEAGPTTIAERGRRGSVRGLGLLVVAVAVMAVLSLALGSRTIAPQRVLDVLFHDDGSEAATIVHALRLPRTVLGIAVGIALGVAGALMQGHTRNPLADPGLLGVEAGAACAVVVAIYALHVEDLAGYAWFALLGAGVAAVAVFAIGTTRRGPDPVSLVLAGAAVSALLMAVTQALVVRDAQTLDAYRFWVVGSTAGRPLSVFWQVLPFLLAGLLLAALSTPGLNLLQLGDDVAASLGLTPWRQKALGVTAVMLLTGAATAACGPIGFVGLVVPHVARRLGGVDYRWVVPYAGLLGALLVVGTDIIGRLVVPPAELQVGIVMALVGGPAFVLLVRRTRMVRL, encoded by the coding sequence ATGAGCACCCGGACGGCGCCGGCGGAGGCGGGCCCGACGACGATCGCCGAGCGCGGCCGCCGCGGCTCGGTTCGTGGGCTGGGCCTGCTGGTGGTGGCGGTCGCGGTGATGGCCGTGCTGAGCCTGGCCCTGGGCAGCCGGACCATCGCGCCGCAGCGGGTCCTCGACGTGCTGTTCCACGACGACGGCTCGGAGGCGGCGACCATCGTGCACGCGCTGCGCCTGCCCCGCACGGTGCTGGGCATCGCCGTCGGCATCGCGCTGGGCGTGGCCGGCGCGCTCATGCAGGGCCACACCCGCAACCCGCTTGCCGACCCCGGCCTGCTCGGCGTCGAGGCCGGCGCGGCGTGCGCGGTGGTCGTGGCGATCTACGCACTGCACGTCGAGGACCTGGCGGGCTACGCGTGGTTCGCGCTCCTCGGTGCGGGCGTGGCGGCGGTGGCGGTCTTCGCCATCGGCACGACCAGGCGCGGGCCGGACCCGGTCTCGCTCGTGCTGGCCGGTGCGGCGGTGAGCGCGCTGCTGATGGCCGTCACCCAGGCGCTGGTCGTGCGCGACGCCCAGACCCTCGACGCCTACCGCTTCTGGGTGGTCGGGTCCACGGCCGGCCGCCCGCTCAGCGTGTTCTGGCAGGTGCTGCCCTTCCTGCTGGCCGGGCTGCTCCTGGCCGCCCTCAGCACCCCGGGTCTCAACCTGCTCCAGCTCGGCGACGACGTGGCCGCCTCGCTCGGGCTGACCCCATGGCGCCAGAAGGCGCTCGGCGTGACCGCGGTGATGCTCCTGACCGGCGCGGCGACGGCGGCCTGCGGGCCGATCGGCTTCGTGGGCCTGGTCGTCCCGCACGTGGCGCGGCGCCTCGGCGGCGTGGACTACCGCTGGGTCGTGCCGTACGCCGGCCTGCTGGGCGCCCTGCTGGTGGTCGGGACCGACATCATCGGGCGCCTCGTGGTGCCCCCGGCCGAGCTGCAGGTCGGCATCGTCATGGCCCTGGTCGGCGGCCCCGCCTTCGTGCTGCTCGTGCGCCGCACCCGGATGGTGCGGCTCTGA